GCGAAAGGGATTTGGGGATGTGCTCCAATGAGAAGGCAGAGGGCACGATCCTCATGGAGAGACGAATCACCAGGTAACCATGAGAACCCTGAAACGCCCAGCAGTTCCCTGGATGGACGTCAGGCTGCAGTGTAAGAGAGAGCTCAAGATTAAACCATGTTATGGATGGACTACTTTTGAAAAGGTCTTCCATGTGTCGGCAAGGCAGTATCAGGAACGGAAACCCAATGTAATGAATCTAGTAAATCACGAGGAGATCATAAAACTCAGATTCGTCTCATGTGGTGCTATGACTTGATTCGTACCTGTATGGCCACACGAGGAGACTGGGAGAAGTACCAGAGCGGGAGGCCAAACAGACTCATCAGTGCTGTCTTTGTCTCGTACGTCTCAGAGCAGCGAGTGCTCAGGATGCTTCCGCCtgtagacacagaaacacacacagccattgatAGCTCATGTCACTTTCAAGACTGTACACAATGTCAACCACACCCATTTTACAACGAGGGCAATGTTAAAGCCAGTCATACCAGGAACTACTGTACAAAGTACAAACAGATCATTCAAATAATAGGCAGTAGATGATTCATTATttggatttattttttaaagactaGTCGCCACGCCCCATCACAACAACTGTGAAACTTTACCGCCAGACTCCAGAGCATAGTCTACCAGGCCGGTCCGATCCTGGGAGTAGAGTTTCAGAGCATTCTTCACTATCATCTGTACATGCTGGAGGAGGATGAAAGGAAAAGAGTGGTTGGGTGAGGAAATGGAATAGTGCAGACAATCACATTGCATGAAATCATTTTCAAATCCAAAACAGTCAATcttaactttttgggtgacccaaccaaattcactgAAACAAGAGCTAGAGCAGTCAATGAAAGTCCAAGAAGCGGTAGATCGGTTCTATGTGCGCCATTTAAATGCTTTctgttcttaagtttagtttttgcgtcttttacttccggttttgtacaccagctttaaaacagctgaaaatataaCCTTTTTGtttatagaaaatatatttcacagcagtttagaggGTACAATGCTTCTGtacaccagggatcatcaactaaatTCAGCCACGGGTCGATTATTTTCTCAAGCGGATGGTCcaggggccagaacataattacaaatcatttctagactgcaaattgaccgcaagaagcccacatttttttaaatatatttgactaaaacataagcatttcaaaccttgcttacatatGTATATGATCACGTTGCGCTCTATAACGCATGGGAATACTTAGGTTGGGCAGATAAAAACGGTCACCCGTGGTCCGCTAGTTGGCGAACACTTCTTTACACTATACTTAATTTagtcaaactgaaattaggcaaactctTCAAATTTTAGCAACTGGGAAAAGCTTTAGCGATTTCTTAATAAAAAAATTTGACTAATAAAAACTACACAAATGTTCTTTCGTCACAAAATTCCCCAAACCAAACCTACCTCCTCAGACATCCCGGCCCCTGCGGCTCCAACAGTGTGCATCACCGTCTGAGTGACAGTCTCAGTGCTGTGCGTCTCCTGCCTGGCCCTGCTCTTCTCCAGCTGCAGGGTCACGTTCTGCAGGATGCTGAGCTCCAGGGAGGTCAGAGAGGCGTGCACATCAACCCCGCTTACATAGCGCTCAGAGAGCCACTGCAGCAgggactctggcagctccttttCTCTGGTTTGGGAATCTCCGACCTGCTCGCTGCGAGAGAACAGGGCCCGCAGTTCTGTCCTCACCTGGGCTGACACTTGCTCAGACACCTGCCACGaccacacagtgagacagacaccATCAGACAGAGGTCAGAGAGGATTTATATAAACAACTCCAGCAAAATCATCTCAGTACTAAATCATATTGAGTGTCTGTACAGGACCAGCTAATCAAAGGAGAGGCCATCTGGAAAGGTACACAGGGCTCGACATTAAACTCTCGTCAGCaagtacattttaaaaataattGTTGGACAAGCAGATTATAGGATTTAAATTGTCCGAATgaacatgtaaaaaaatatatatatatttgtacaaAACCGGAtgcaatgttttatttttaaacagGACCTTGATAAACTGACTGGTATGTTTGAGCAGGGATggatcaaaagcctgcacacccagtagctctccagatGGAAGGTTGACGGCCCACGTGTTTTATACAGTAGCCTGTCAGTGCAGTGTTTTAATTTGTGgcgagttaagtgccttgctcaaggccacAACAGCAGGAGATATACCACATTGGATAAGAGACCAGCAGCCTTCCATTGTCAATACCAGTGATAATAATGTGATTACCAGTAATAAGATTATTTTGTCAAGTGGTTCCTTGTATCATTACAACCCAATTCTCAGTCACCTTTTTGGCCTATGGTGTTACAAACCAAGTGACTTGAGCTTTTGGACATGTTAAAAAAAAAGGTAATGTCAAGCCCTGGTACAATGCATGCACAGTACAGAGCAAGCTACTCACCGTTTCATGGAGTGTGTCCAGGCGGTCACACATGCCCTGGCATCCCATCACCCCCTGCAGGTCCTGCCTAATGCCCCCCAGCGTCGCCTCTAGAAGTTGCACCTCCGCCAGCAAGGCATCACGGGACTCGCTGTCCACACCCACACTGAAAGAGCACACATTGTCACGAGGAGGAATATTCAACACCCCTCATGATTTTATTGAATTATTACAATCCAAAAGGGTTAAGTGCTGAACTCACTTGACTTGCACAGGAACTGGTGGCAGTGCAGGTGTAGCACTGGAAGTGTCTGCTTGCCTCCTCTGCACCTCCTGAAGACGTAAAAGCAACATAACATGGATATATGACAAATACTTTTTAATAGAGCTTCTACAGTAAAGTAAGTGCATAGAATTGAGTATAGGCTCGGAGTCTGTACCTCTGTCTTGGCAGTCAGTGTCTGCAGCAGCACCTCTAGCTGAGCCAGACGAGACTCTTGGCCCTGCTGCTGCACCACATACTGCTCTCCAATCTCCTGACTCTGAATAACACAGGAAGAGTAGATGAATGAGCATACAGAggcaaaaaaaaagtaaaaaaaagcTAACCAAGTAAGCGTACCGAATTGTATACTTGTTTACTTTTCATTACAAGCTAAATTAATATACTGGATAAAATGAACCCCTAACAATCCAACCAGGATAATCTTACCAGTTCACTCCGCAGTGCTGCATCCTTCTCCATCCCACTCTTCAGCAGAAGGAGTCGCTCCTCCAGCAGGCCAGACACCCACAGCCCCATGCTGTCCTTGTCCGTCTGGGTGTCCAGCTGCTCTCGTACAGCCTGGTAGAGACTCAGCACCTCCCTGTGCTGGTTTTCCTGCCTTCGGCCCCCTCGCTCCACCTTCTCCCACAGTTGGGCCAGCCTCTGCTCCAACCGGGCTAGGCGCTCAGAGTCCACAGACACCAGCACACTGCCTGGCTGCTCTCATACATGGGAGGATAGAGGTCAGCTAACTGTGCAACTAGCCTCATCCATAGAATTAGATGGTCTTACGCAAGATGACAATCATAAATGGTGAATGAATACGAGCATCAATATCACTTCAACCTGTGAGACAGCTGGTGGCTGTTGAGCCATGATGGGCTGGCTGTCTTTGGTTGGTTCCAGAGGGGTCTGACTGAAGGAGTAGGCCGTCCTCCACTCAGTGATGTTAATGGCAGGCAACACAGACAGCAGGCTGGACGGACCCCAGTGCCACAGAGCTGGGAGAACCCAGAGGAGGATAAATGAGACAGAAAAAGGTGTCTGCAGTGGAATGCGGTTGAAATATGTCAGAATAAGTGACTGCACAGTACTACAGAATATGGATAACCAGCAGCAGGGCTTTGGGGTGGACAACAAGAGCAGTGCGACTCACCAAGGAGGACAAGGAGGAATGGGAGCAGAATCAGCAGGAGTTTGAGGAGCTTGGGAAGGCACCTACGAAAAACAGGAACACCCTAGTTAGTGTGATGCATCCCACATGTATCCCATCCACAAGCCTCGGGTGTTACTCCAGCAGCTCCAAGAGACTCACCGTGTCAAGACGAAGATGTTGAGGAGCGACATGACGGTGGCCAGATGATACCATCCGGTCCCCAGCCACCAGAAAGCCCCGGTCGCCGACTTCCCTGAACACACAATAAAAGAAAGCCATGGAGAGCAGATTAGTGGAAGTTCTTCAGGAggtgggagggggtagaggcACTTCCACACAGCACTAAAGATAAGGTAATTAAGTACATTCACCAGATGAGGTAAGAGGCAAGGAGATAAAGTGTAGGTTACGGAGTTAGTTACAGACAGGGGAGATCGAGCAACAGTGTTCTTCTCTGTCAGCGTAGATGCAGAGTGCAGCAGAGATTTTTTTTGTACGTTTTTTTTAGGGCGAGCCCATCTTTCGTTTAACCGCAGTACTCCATCACACTCCTGTTGACAAATTGCTCCCATTCTTGGAACAGAATTAAAAATCAAAATTCCCGCCCAGAGGGACAGAAGCAGCAGACAGATGGGGAAGCACTTCTGCAGACAGCCGTTGTAGTTTCCTAGCCTAACACAGCAAATTCAAATGATGAAACGCAAATTAAACGGAACAGGTAAGAATGAGTCCCAGTATTTTGTAAGAGCCTGCAGCACCTGTTAAACTGCAAGGTTAGATTGCACTCCAAGCCACCATTCTAATAGGTTTTAAAGGTAGAAAGACACACAAGCTAGCCATGGAGAGACTAGAACTAGGAGGAAACATGCAGGCCAAGCAGAGGTTTATCCAGAGGTTGAGAGGCTGGTTAAACATGGTAAGAGTGTGGAGTTATTTGAAACATGGTAAAATGGTGACCTGGGGACACGGCTGCCAACCAGATAACAGACAGCATCCTCCTCATCACGGCCCGCACAGCTGAGCCTGCCTTCTGCCCCGCCCACAACACACTGGAGCCTGGGGACCAACCAAGTAACAAAAAACAAGGGACTAAAAAGGTTGAACTGGATTCATTCATTTCAAGTGTATGAGGATAGGCCAGAGTTTGATCGCTTAATAGGTAACCTGAGTAAGCAGTGGCAAGCCACAGTTCCCCCAACACATGGTGTGACCGGCAGACCCGTGACGAGGATTGGACAATGCGCGTCTCCACGCGCTGCTTCCCTTTGCAGTCGTCACCTGTTATCGTAAGCAGTGTGGATGAGCAGCAAAAGCGTAAAAGAACGCATTACATTGTTTTGAGAGACTAAAGAAAATTATAAAAACATCAGAAGGGCTGACATTTCTGCTAACAAAGAAATCTAACAACAGTAAATGGCAGATGTGTGTGGCCACAAAGAGTGAGTGAAAGGCTAAGAGGAAGCTCTTTACATCTCTGGGTTGCCCAGTGACAGAAGCACTCAGCTACAGCACAAGATGTAGGCTACTCACTAACCACACCAATCACCAAATGTTTGTCCATTAtagacctttaaaaaaaaaatacacatgTCAAAGTCAACAAAAATGTCAAAGTCAGTTACACTTACAAAGAGCACCATTCAGATTCATGTGTTTCCCCTCAGTCCCCAACTCATTTACATTCATGCTTCCGCAGTAGCTGGAGTGAGCTATAACCAATAAGAaagaaatcaaataaaacaacTAAATAGACAAACTTCAAaacatccctctttcccttcacCGGAGCTGAGGAACATAGTGAGTCGAGAGAGAGCATTTGCATGTCACCAGGGCAACAGCTAAAGCAGCCCATTTGTTTGGAAGAGAAACAGAGGGTGAAATCTGTGTGGTCAAAGTGAAAACACCAGAATATAAAAAGGTAGTGTAATGTAAAAAGGAGTGAAAGGTGTAGGCAGGATAAACTGTGGTAGTGTCAGCCTCTATCCCCctggaaaaagagagaaaagaaagagggagaagagtcAGAAGCAGGTGACAAGGAGTGTGAGTTCAGGTTAATCAGTGAAAGCCACCATGATCATTCACACAGCATCTGCAACCTCCAGAGTCAGTGCAGGTTGAGTACAGTGCAGGAGGAAGACTCATTCACCATTATCTATTCAAAAACAGAGTGAAAGCAAGAGTGAAATGTAGAATTGGTGCACTGCAAGCAGCAAGATTCCTGAAATCAAGTATTGACCCAcgcaaatcacacacacacacaacacccgccTTGTGGAAGCCCAGATGCCACAAAAAAAATGGGTTAGCCTCTAAAAAAAAGCAGTGGAATACCTCCATTAACCACTTTTCTGCCCACACTGCCCGTCTTCAGCACAGCAGCCTGTATGAGCAGAGTCACTAAACACACAGTGAAGGCAGCTGCCCTCCTGCTATGGTTCAGACAGGTGTCTAAAGCTGACCACAGGACACCTAAAGAGAAAGagggtatttttttatttatttaaaaaaggaACGACCCAGATGACATGATTATGTTAAGCTTCAGCAACATGCTTTATCAGATTTATTGGCAGCCTGCACAAGCCACTGTTACAGAGTGCAGGAAAaagttgagccccccccccccccatctaaaacAGTGAATTAACTGATATAgtcatcattcataacacaaaaAAGTGGGAAGCTGCCAGGCAGGTGtgtgaggaatagagagaggaaatGTTGGCGCTGTAAAGACATCAAGAGGCAGAGCCAGCGCAGAGCCTGATACCTGTGCCCTCTTTACGTGACCTCAGCAGCACACTCTGTAAGAGCAGTGAGAAGACGGACGccacagaggctgctgccctcCTGCTCACGCGCACACAGGTGTCCGAGAAGGACACCAGCACACCTGAATCAAATCAAGTCAACTTAGTTCAAAATGCACTTTACAAAATCACAAAACATGTCAAAATGTTAAGAAAACGAACCGAAATTCCAAAACTCACGCATCTACACTATGATATTCCTTCAAAACGAAAATGGGAAGGCAAAACTCACACTCCCAAGTACAACGCACGTTTTAAGGACATACACGTTATAGTACTTCTGTGGCTGCCTCGCTCACCCGTCCTGTGCTTGCGGCTTTTGTCCCTGGCGTAGATGGTGGAGGAAGGTGAGGCGGCGGGGGCTGTCAGGGCCTGCTTGTTGGTGGCAGAGCGGGCTGCAGTTGAGGAGTGCTTGGAATAGGCAGTGAGCGCGTCATTTCTGTCCAGGTGGATCGTGCGGTCCTTACAGAAGCTTCCGTTGACCATGGAGGTCTGGGTCTGTGCAGAGTTAATGCCTCCGTTGGCCTCACACATACTGTCTGTCATGGTCCGCTCTAAGAAACACagatttgattaaaaaaatatttaaaaaaatgtatgatcGCCCATTGTAAAGGAATCCATTCAAGACAGGCTGATGTTGCGGACAGTACAAGTAACTGATTGATAAGTTCCTTCTAAAAATTACCTTTGAGTTCAGAGTCTTCATCCAAGCCCCAGAAGCCTTCGACCAGCGTGCGCTCCTGGATACACGACTTGTCCAGCATGGAGGAGAGCAGGGAGGCGTCGCTGGCGGCCACGCTGTGCAGGCTGCTGTTGTGCTGCTGGGAGCCATGCTGGCTCTTAAGGGGCGTGGTGAGGAGCAGAGACTGGGAGCAGGAgacagagtgctgctgagaccTCCTACTCTTCAACGCCCTGGGAGAGAACAGACGGTCCGATTAGACATAGAAAACCCTGGATGTAACATTTTCTGGGCCCAAATCAATTGAAGGAACCACAGGGTGACCTACAACATCGCTTACTTGGAATCTCTGCGACTGGCTCCTCCTGCACTGAAGGAGGCGCTGTGGTACATGTGGTTGAGAGAAGAGTCCAAGCTGTCGTCGCCATAGAGACCAGTGGTGGAGTGCAGACGCAGGCTCCGCCGAGACATCCTGGGAGACTCTAAGACTGGTGTGATCCTGTGCTCCTTCTCAAAGTCCAGGGCTGTTGTAGAGTAGCTGGAGCTGAGCAACACAAGGAAGAGAAGATGGGAGGAATGCATTAGATTAgaataaaaaacaaacaagtcGCAGTGATCTGTGATTCAATCGATTTACAATGCCCTTCGGTTTTCATTGTCCTTGGTGTCTTGAAAAGGGCACTTCTTCAAATGTACTACCATATTATGTAGCCTATACATCACATAAATATTAAAGTAGAGCCTATGATCCAACTTCCTTTACAGTTAATATACAAAAACAAGGAAGGTGCAATTGGTCCCCAATGGCAGAAAACATTGTACTGTCAGCACAATGATTAAACTGAGGCTGCCATTGTATTCCCCTGTCCAGTGTCGAACAGTATACCACAATTCCTGTACACTAGAACATGGTACTTGAATTTGTTACTTTCAGTACTTCTGTAAATTGTGTGTCGCAGCCAATGTCCCCCAAGGAACGCACCGTGCCTGCTCCACTCAATGCAAGCATGCAATCGGAGTCTGGGC
The sequence above is a segment of the Oncorhynchus kisutch isolate 150728-3 linkage group LG25, Okis_V2, whole genome shotgun sequence genome. Coding sequences within it:
- the sun1a gene encoding SUN domain-containing protein 1 isoform X4, which gives rise to MDHSKVNSCAPPPGNTGYTYSHSSSYSTTALDFEKEHRITPVLESPRMSRRSLRLHSTTGLYGDDSLDSSLNHMYHSASFSAGGASRRDSKALKSRRSQQHSVSCSQSLLLTTPLKSQHGSQQHNSSLHSVAASDASLLSSMLDKSCIQERTLVEGFWGLDEDSELKERTMTDSMCEANGGINSAQTQTSMVNGSFCKDRTIHLDRNDALTAYSKHSSTAARSATNKQALTAPAASPSSTIYARDKSRKHRTGVLVSFSDTCVRVSRRAAASVASVFSLLLQSVLLRSRKEGTGVLWSALDTCLNHSRRAAAFTVCLVTLLIQAAVLKTGSVGRKVVNGAHSSYCGSMNVNELGTEGKHMNLNGALCDDCKGKQRVETRIVQSSSRVCRSHHVLGELWLATAYSGYLLSDQTLAYPHTLEMNESSSTFLVPCFLLLGWSPGSSVLWAGQKAGSAVRAVMRRMLSVIWLAAVSPGKSATGAFWWLGTGWYHLATVMSLLNIFVLTRCLPKLLKLLLILLPFLLVLLALWHWGPSSLLSVLPAINITEWRTAYSFSQTPLEPTKDSQPIMAQQPPAVSQPGSVLVSVDSERLARLEQRLAQLWEKVERGGRRQENQHREVLSLYQAVREQLDTQTDKDSMGLWVSGLLEERLLLLKSGMEKDAALRSELSQEIGEQYVVQQQGQESRLAQLEVLLQTLTAKTEEVQRRQADTSSATPALPPVPVQVNVGVDSESRDALLAEVQLLEATLGGIRQDLQGVMGCQGMCDRLDTLHETVSEQVSAQVRTELRALFSRSEQVGDSQTREKELPESLLQWLSERYVSGVDVHASLTSLELSILQNVTLQLEKSRARQETHSTETVTQTVMHTVGAAGAGMSEEHVQMIVKNALKLYSQDRTGLVDYALESGGGSILSTRCSETYETKTALMSLFGLPLWYFSQSPRVAIQPDVHPGNCWAFQGSHGYLVIRLSMRIVPSAFSLEHIPKSLSPTGTISSAPRQFTVYGLDDEYQEEGKLLGSYTYQDDEDALQTYPVTEENDKAYQIIEVRVLSNWGHPEYTCLYRIRVHGQPSVN
- the sun1a gene encoding SUN domain-containing protein 1 isoform X12, whose translation is MDHSKVNSCAPPPGNTGYTYSHSSSYSTTALDFEKEHRITPVLESPRMSRRSLRLHSTTGLYGDDSLDSSLNHMYHSASFSAGGASRRDSKALKSRRSQQHSVSCSQSLLLTTPLKSQHGSQQHNSSLHSVAASDASLLSSMLDKSCIQERTLVEGFWGLDEDSELKERTMTDSMCEANGGINSAQTQTSMVNGSFCKDRTIHLDRNDALTAYSKHSSTAARSATNKQALTAPAASPSSTIYARDKSRKHRTGVLVSFSDTCVRVSRRAAASVASVFSLLLQSVLLRSRKEGTGVLWSALDTCLNHSRRAAAFTVCLVTLLIQAAVLKTGSVGRKVVNGAHSSYCGSMNVNELGTEGKHMNLNGALWKSATGAFWWLGTGWYHLATVMSLLNIFVLTRCLPKLLKLLLILLPFLLVLLALWHWGPSSLLSVLPAINITEWRTAYSFSQTPLEPTKDSQPIMAQQPPAVSQPGSVLVSVDSERLARLEQRLAQLWEKVERGGRRQENQHREVLSLYQAVREQLDTQTDKDSMGLWVSGLLEERLLLLKSGMEKDAALRSELSQEIGEQYVVQQQGQESRLAQLEVLLQTLTAKTEEVQRRQADTSSATPALPPVPVQVNVGVDSESRDALLAEVQLLEATLGGIRQDLQGVMGCQGMCDRLDTLHETVSEQVSAQVRTELRALFSRSEQVGDSQTREKELPESLLQWLSERYVSGVDVHASLTSLELSILQNVTLQLEKSRARQETHSTETVTQTVMHTVGAAGAGMSEEHVQMIVKNALKLYSQDRTGLVDYALESGGGSILSTRCSETYETKTALMSLFGLPLWYFSQSPRVAIQPDVHPGNCWAFQGSHGYLVIRLSMRIVPSAFSLEHIPKSLSPTGTISSAPRQFTVYGLDDEYQEEGKLLGSYTYQDDEDALQTYPVTEENDKAYQIIEVRVLSNWGHPEYTCLYRIRVHGQPSVN
- the sun1a gene encoding SUN domain-containing protein 1 isoform X18 is translated as MDHSKVNSCAPPPGNTGYTYSHSSSYSTTALDFEKEHRITPVLESPRMSRRSLRLHSTTGLYGDDSLDSSLNHMYHSASFSAGGASRRDSKALKSRRSQQHSVSCSQSLLLTTPLKSQHGSQQHNSSLHSVAASDASLLSSMLDKSCIQERTLVEGFWGLDEDSELKERTMTDSMCEANGGINSAQTQTSMVNGSFCKDRTIHLDRNDALTAYSKHSSTAARSATNKQALTAPAASPSSTIYARDKSRKHRTGSSVLWAGQKAGSAVRAVMRRMLSVIWLAAVSPGKSATGAFWWLGTGWYHLATVMSLLNIFVLTRCLPKLLKLLLILLPFLLVLLALWHWGPSSLLSVLPAINITEWRTAYSFSQTPLEPTKDSQPIMAQQPPAVSQPGSVLVSVDSERLARLEQRLAQLWEKVERGGRRQENQHREVLSLYQAVREQLDTQTDKDSMGLWVSGLLEERLLLLKSGMEKDAALRSELSQEIGEQYVVQQQGQESRLAQLEVLLQTLTAKTEEVQRRQADTSSATPALPPVPVQVNVGVDSESRDALLAEVQLLEATLGGIRQDLQGVMGCQGMCDRLDTLHETVSEQVSAQVRTELRALFSRSEQVGDSQTREKELPESLLQWLSERYVSGVDVHASLTSLELSILQNVTLQLEKSRARQETHSTETVTQTVMHTVGAAGAGMSEEHVQMIVKNALKLYSQDRTGLVDYALESGGGSILSTRCSETYETKTALMSLFGLPLWYFSQSPRVAIQPDVHPGNCWAFQGSHGYLVIRLSMRIVPSAFSLEHIPKSLSPTGTISSAPRQFTVYGLDDEYQEEGKLLGSYTYQDDEDALQTYPVTEENDKAYQIIEVRVLSNWGHPEYTCLYRIRVHGQPSVN
- the sun1a gene encoding SUN domain-containing protein 1 isoform X8, yielding MDHSKVNSCAPPPGNTGYTYSHSSSYSTTALDFEKEHRITPVLESPRMSRRSLRLHSTTGLYGDDSLDSSLNHMYHSASFSAGGASRRDSKALKSRRSQQHSVSCSQSLLLTTPLKSQHGSQQHNSSLHSVAASDASLLSSMLDKSCIQERTLVEGFWGLDEDSELKERTMTDSMCEANGGINSAQTQTSMVNGSFCKDRTIHLDRNDALTAYSKHSSTAARSATNKQALTAPAASPSSTIYARDKSRKHRTGVLVSFSDTCVRVSRRAAASVASVFSLLLQSVLLRSRKEGTGVLWSALDTCLNHSRRAAAFTVCLVTLLIQAAVLKTGSVGRKVVNGAHSSYCGSMNVNELGTEGKHMNLNGALCDDCKGKQRVETRIVQSSSRVCRSHHVLGELWLATAYSGSSVLWAGQKAGSAVRAVMRRMLSVIWLAAVSPGKSATGAFWWLGTGWYHLATVMSLLNIFVLTRCLPKLLKLLLILLPFLLVLLALWHWGPSSLLSVLPAINITEWRTAYSFSQTPLEPTKDSQPIMAQQPPAVSQPGSVLVSVDSERLARLEQRLAQLWEKVERGGRRQENQHREVLSLYQAVREQLDTQTDKDSMGLWVSGLLEERLLLLKSGMEKDAALRSELSQEIGEQYVVQQQGQESRLAQLEVLLQTLTAKTEEVQRRQADTSSATPALPPVPVQVNVGVDSESRDALLAEVQLLEATLGGIRQDLQGVMGCQGMCDRLDTLHETVSEQVSAQVRTELRALFSRSEQVGDSQTREKELPESLLQWLSERYVSGVDVHASLTSLELSILQNVTLQLEKSRARQETHSTETVTQTVMHTVGAAGAGMSEEHVQMIVKNALKLYSQDRTGLVDYALESGGGSILSTRCSETYETKTALMSLFGLPLWYFSQSPRVAIQPDVHPGNCWAFQGSHGYLVIRLSMRIVPSAFSLEHIPKSLSPTGTISSAPRQFTVYGLDDEYQEEGKLLGSYTYQDDEDALQTYPVTEENDKAYQIIEVRVLSNWGHPEYTCLYRIRVHGQPSVN
- the sun1a gene encoding SUN domain-containing protein 1 isoform X15, producing MSRRSLRLHSTTGLYGDDSLDSSLNHMYHSASFSAGGASRRDSKALKSRRSQQHSVSCSQSLLLTTPLKSQHGSQQHNSSLHSVAASDASLLSSMLDKSCIQERTLVEGFWGLDEDSELKERTMTDSMCEANGGINSAQTQTSMVNGSFCKDRTIHLDRNDALTAYSKHSSTAARSATNKQALTAPAASPSSTIYARDKSRKHRTGERGSHRSTITCVLVSFSDTCVRVSRRAAASVASVFSLLLQSVLLRSRKEGTGVLWSALDTCLNHSRRAAAFTVCLVTLLIQAAVLKTGSVGRKVVNGAHSSYCGSMNVNELGTEGKHMNLNGALWKSATGAFWWLGTGWYHLATVMSLLNIFVLTRCLPKLLKLLLILLPFLLVLLALWHWGPSSLLSVLPAINITEWRTAYSFSQTPLEPTKDSQPIMAQQPPAVSQPGSVLVSVDSERLARLEQRLAQLWEKVERGGRRQENQHREVLSLYQAVREQLDTQTDKDSMGLWVSGLLEERLLLLKSGMEKDAALRSELSQEIGEQYVVQQQGQESRLAQLEVLLQTLTAKTEEVQRRQADTSSATPALPPVPVQVNVGVDSESRDALLAEVQLLEATLGGIRQDLQGVMGCQGMCDRLDTLHETVSEQVSAQVRTELRALFSRSEQVGDSQTREKELPESLLQWLSERYVSGVDVHASLTSLELSILQNVTLQLEKSRARQETHSTETVTQTVMHTVGAAGAGMSEEHVQMIVKNALKLYSQDRTGLVDYALESGGGSILSTRCSETYETKTALMSLFGLPLWYFSQSPRVAIQPDVHPGNCWAFQGSHGYLVIRLSMRIVPSAFSLEHIPKSLSPTGTISSAPRQFTVYGLDDEYQEEGKLLGSYTYQDDEDALQTYPVTEENDKAYQIIEVRVLSNWGHPEYTCLYRIRVHGQPSVN
- the sun1a gene encoding SUN domain-containing protein 1 isoform X17 gives rise to the protein MSRRSLRLHSTTGLYGDDSLDSSLNHMYHSASFSAGGASRRDSKALKSRRSQQHSVSCSQSLLLTTPLKSQHGSQQHNSSLHSVAASDASLLSSMLDKSCIQERTLVEGFWGLDEDSELKERTMTDSMCEANGGINSAQTQTSMVNGSFCKDRTIHLDRNDALTAYSKHSSTAARSATNKQALTAPAASPSSTIYARDKSRKHRTGVLVSFSDTCVRVSRRAAASVASVFSLLLQSVLLRSRKEGTGVLWSALDTCLNHSRRAAAFTVCLVTLLIQAAVLKTGSVGRKVVNGGKSATGAFWWLGTGWYHLATVMSLLNIFVLTRCLPKLLKLLLILLPFLLVLLALWHWGPSSLLSVLPAINITEWRTAYSFSQTPLEPTKDSQPIMAQQPPAVSQPGSVLVSVDSERLARLEQRLAQLWEKVERGGRRQENQHREVLSLYQAVREQLDTQTDKDSMGLWVSGLLEERLLLLKSGMEKDAALRSELSQEIGEQYVVQQQGQESRLAQLEVLLQTLTAKTEEVQRRQADTSSATPALPPVPVQVNVGVDSESRDALLAEVQLLEATLGGIRQDLQGVMGCQGMCDRLDTLHETVSEQVSAQVRTELRALFSRSEQVGDSQTREKELPESLLQWLSERYVSGVDVHASLTSLELSILQNVTLQLEKSRARQETHSTETVTQTVMHTVGAAGAGMSEEHVQMIVKNALKLYSQDRTGLVDYALESGGGSILSTRCSETYETKTALMSLFGLPLWYFSQSPRVAIQPDVHPGNCWAFQGSHGYLVIRLSMRIVPSAFSLEHIPKSLSPTGTISSAPRQFTVYGLDDEYQEEGKLLGSYTYQDDEDALQTYPVTEENDKAYQIIEVRVLSNWGHPEYTCLYRIRVHGQPSVN